From a region of the Bdellovibrio bacteriovorus genome:
- a CDS encoding type 1 glutamine amidotransferase domain-containing protein produces the protein MTPSLKGKNIAILATDGFEESELFEPKKALDDAGAKTTVISLKEGEIKGWAKTDWGKSIKVDLTVEKARPDDYDGLLLPGGVMNPDKLRKESKAVEFTKKFADSGKPIAAICHGPQLLIETGMVKGRRMTSYPSVKTDLKNAGATWEDKEVITDNGLVTSRKPEDIPAFNRKMIEEFAEGRHIQRPGIDASI, from the coding sequence ATGACACCCTCATTAAAAGGAAAAAATATTGCGATTCTTGCAACCGATGGTTTTGAAGAATCAGAACTCTTTGAACCGAAGAAAGCTTTGGATGATGCTGGGGCAAAAACCACAGTGATTTCTTTAAAAGAAGGCGAAATCAAAGGCTGGGCGAAAACAGATTGGGGAAAGTCCATCAAGGTGGATTTAACCGTTGAAAAGGCCCGACCCGATGATTACGACGGCTTGCTTCTGCCTGGCGGCGTGATGAATCCCGACAAGCTTCGCAAGGAAAGCAAGGCTGTCGAGTTTACAAAAAAATTCGCTGACTCTGGTAAGCCCATTGCCGCCATTTGCCACGGCCCGCAATTACTTATTGAAACAGGCATGGTGAAAGGGCGTCGCATGACTTCGTACCCTTCCGTCAAGACCGACTTAAAGAATGCCGGAGCCACGTGGGAAGACAAAGAAGTGATCACCGACAATGGCTTAGTCACCAGTCGTAAACCTGAAGATATTCCAGCTTTCAATCGCAAGATGATCGAGGAATTTGCAGAGGGTCGTCACATTCAAAGACCAGGTATCGATGCTTCTATCTAA
- a CDS encoding BON domain-containing protein, which produces MAQQSRGSMYGRNQESRPRKIDEREDWYERDPMDERSGYRNEVPFSEERRRLRRDDRSDYSRPTEYYQKRNYDSSYDYTGRAYPQPRYQGSSEYREELDRAYRQNSGEQNVNSPAYAPSSGFIGSSSSSSYFTNQQEGQGQYYGKGPRGFTRSDDRIKEEICEMLTRHGQIDAQDIDLEVDNGIVTLTGTVPERKMKHLAEDCAEHCLGVKDIINNIRVKKEDEESSNALPASTTVEKTTSKKGRTSSTPRH; this is translated from the coding sequence ATGGCACAACAGTCCCGTGGTTCTATGTATGGTCGCAACCAGGAAAGTCGTCCGCGCAAAATCGATGAGCGCGAGGATTGGTACGAGCGTGATCCCATGGATGAAAGGTCCGGCTATAGAAATGAAGTCCCGTTTTCTGAAGAACGCCGTCGCCTTCGCCGAGACGACCGCTCCGACTACTCACGTCCAACAGAATATTATCAAAAAAGAAACTATGACTCTTCATATGACTACACCGGAAGAGCTTACCCTCAACCGCGCTATCAGGGTTCTTCAGAATACCGCGAAGAATTAGACAGGGCCTATCGCCAAAACTCAGGGGAACAAAATGTCAACTCCCCTGCTTATGCGCCTTCTTCTGGATTCATTGGCTCCTCATCTTCTTCCAGCTATTTTACAAATCAACAAGAAGGCCAAGGTCAATACTACGGAAAAGGGCCACGTGGATTTACAAGATCAGATGACCGCATCAAAGAAGAGATCTGCGAGATGTTAACTCGGCACGGGCAAATCGATGCGCAAGATATTGACCTTGAAGTGGACAATGGCATCGTCACTCTTACTGGTACGGTTCCGGAAAGAAAAATGAAGCATTTGGCAGAAGACTGTGCGGAGCACTGTCTTGGCGTCAAAGACATAATAAATAATATTCGAGTTAAGAAGGAAGATGAAGAGAGTAGCAACGCTCTTCCCGCGTCCACAACCGTAGAAAAAACGACTTCCAAAAAAGGAAGAACGTCGTCGACACCAAGGCATTAA
- a CDS encoding BON domain-containing protein translates to MKKSIIAMLAVGLSSSLALATSVKENMTDTEAATKSLGSALEKEMENMNTTSVNQAAEESSYDRSLATSEASRDPSEVSSSTGSSATSRSPGSSGSSSSSSGAAMGGAAAGAAGVTAMDQAGTGQSDTDLTRRVRQSLVNDPGLSVRAKNITVISEGGNITLKGAVATNQEKARVEELAEGVQGAKNVDNQTEVSNY, encoded by the coding sequence ATGAAAAAAAGTATTATTGCAATGCTGGCGGTAGGACTGAGTTCTTCCCTTGCTTTGGCGACTTCCGTTAAAGAAAACATGACAGATACAGAAGCAGCCACAAAATCTTTAGGCAGTGCTTTGGAAAAAGAAATGGAAAACATGAATACGACTTCCGTGAATCAAGCAGCTGAAGAGAGCAGCTATGATCGCAGTTTGGCAACATCTGAAGCGAGTCGTGATCCATCGGAAGTTTCTTCTTCTACGGGTTCTTCAGCAACATCGCGCTCACCTGGCAGCAGCGGATCTTCATCGAGTTCTTCTGGAGCGGCGATGGGTGGTGCAGCTGCCGGTGCAGCGGGCGTGACGGCAATGGATCAAGCAGGCACTGGTCAGTCTGATACTGATTTGACCCGTCGTGTGCGTCAGTCCTTGGTGAATGACCCTGGCCTTTCTGTTCGTGCTAAAAACATCACGGTAATTTCCGAAGGCGGCAATATAACGCTCAAAGGGGCTGTTGCCACTAATCAGGAAAAAGCCCGTGTCGAAGAGTTGGCTGAAGGCGTTCAAGGCGCCAAAAATGTAGATAATCAAACTGAAGTTTCGAACTACTAG
- a CDS encoding DUF748 domain-containing protein: protein MKKRTLIIIICLLVVFRIALPYMILYPLNVFMGDFSKVFLIRADDLSLSFLRGAYRLEAIEAKIKDPPLSFLKIEYIDVSLAWRDLFQGNLRTDIVVEGMKFDLNDQLLEAVKKNAEASAKDTQELGKKVLPIRISRVDIKNSEVAVADMKGLPEELKIKITQIDGRISNATATEKDPLTLAKIKAVLQDSATMYAVGEVNQWKTPAEWLLSFEAKEFDITSLNPFLTHKLPLNFTGGKMDVYAEVKGENNGLKGYIKPFVKDMQAVGNKKDFQGIKHFGIEISGELANLIFSRKSDKTVATMVNFSYEKGTLNLDKGGIVSSALAHGYTKELPTGLENKYKMNKNTNEEKE, encoded by the coding sequence GTGAAAAAACGCACACTCATAATTATCATCTGCCTGCTCGTTGTCTTTCGCATAGCCCTTCCTTACATGATTCTTTATCCATTGAACGTCTTCATGGGGGATTTCTCAAAGGTATTTTTGATTCGCGCAGATGACTTAAGCCTGAGTTTTCTGCGCGGGGCTTATCGTTTAGAGGCCATTGAAGCAAAAATTAAAGATCCACCACTCAGCTTTCTAAAGATTGAATATATAGACGTCTCTTTAGCATGGAGAGATTTGTTTCAAGGAAATCTTAGAACTGATATCGTTGTTGAAGGAATGAAGTTTGATTTAAATGATCAGCTTTTGGAGGCCGTAAAGAAGAACGCGGAAGCTTCGGCAAAAGATACGCAAGAGTTGGGAAAAAAAGTTTTACCGATTCGCATCTCGCGCGTCGATATTAAAAATTCAGAAGTTGCCGTAGCTGATATGAAAGGTCTTCCGGAAGAGCTTAAGATTAAAATCACCCAGATCGACGGACGTATAAGCAATGCCACGGCAACAGAAAAAGATCCTCTCACTTTGGCAAAGATTAAGGCCGTTTTGCAAGACTCCGCAACTATGTACGCCGTGGGTGAAGTCAATCAGTGGAAAACACCCGCAGAATGGCTTCTTTCTTTTGAAGCCAAAGAGTTCGATATTACTTCGCTCAATCCTTTCTTAACGCATAAACTTCCTCTCAACTTTACCGGTGGAAAAATGGATGTGTACGCCGAGGTCAAAGGAGAAAATAATGGACTCAAAGGGTATATAAAACCATTTGTAAAAGACATGCAGGCTGTGGGGAATAAAAAAGATTTTCAAGGCATCAAACATTTCGGCATAGAAATTTCAGGAGAGTTAGCCAATTTGATCTTTAGCAGAAAGTCCGACAAAACTGTCGCCACCATGGTGAACTTTTCTTACGAAAAAGGGACACTCAATTTAGATAAAGGTGGCATTGTGAGCAGCGCTTTAGCCCATGGCTATACCAAGGAGCTGCCTACGGGCCTGGAAAA